The genome window TTGTTGAGCTTCAATTTTTTCGAGAATTACAGCAAACACTTTTGCTACAGGGTCAGGCATCTGGCTATGATCTAACATTCCATCTACGTTATCTTCGGATGTAGTTCTTACAATTTTACCTGGAATTCCGACGACGGTGCAACCTTTAGGAACGTTCCTCATGACAACAGACCCTGCGCCCACTCTGGAATTCTCCTCCATTACTATATTCCCAAGTATCTTAGCGCCAGCTCCAACAACAACATTTCTCCTTAGAGTGGGGTGTCTTTTGCCAGATTCTTTACCTGTTCCACCGAGCGTAACTCCTTGATAAATCAAACATCCTTCTTCAATAATTGCCGTCTCGCCAATAACTACTCCTTGCCCGTGATCAATCATTATTCCGTTTGCAATTTGGGCTCCAGGATGAATGTCGATTCCTGTGAACATACGTGTAAAATAATTGAGCAATCTAGGAAGCAACGGAAGTTTCATTCTGTACAGAAGATGTGCGATCTTGTGAAGCCACAATGCATGCAGACCTGGATAGCATAGGATAATTTCTAAATACGATTTAGCAGCTGGATCAAATTTTTTTATAGCACGAATATTATTAAACATTTTACAGGTCTCT of Leptospira sp. GIMC2001 contains these proteins:
- the cysE gene encoding serine O-acetyltransferase → MFNNIRAIKKFDPAAKSYLEIILCYPGLHALWLHKIAHLLYRMKLPLLPRLLNYFTRMFTGIDIHPGAQIANGIMIDHGQGVVIGETAIIEEGCLIYQGVTLGGTGKESGKRHPTLRRNVVVGAGAKILGNIVMEENSRVGAGSVVMRNVPKGCTVVGIPGKIVRTTSEDNVDGMLDHSQMPDPVAKVFAVILEKIEAQQKLINKLSEKQKEHDSKLTDKEKDDNIFLQDFMHGEGI